A single Manduca sexta isolate Smith_Timp_Sample1 chromosome 11, JHU_Msex_v1.0, whole genome shotgun sequence DNA region contains:
- the LOC115442082 gene encoding nuclear factor related to kappa-B-binding protein isoform X2: MEEKMDSDQSYSEESSSSSDSSSGSSEGDEEVMEPVRILGQTLELPQELCEDYAVFKEFFSMKTWDSLEEKHKEELLALLPTFSENEEEEKQTTIKMLFNHEPFHFTSPLGDFYNNLRQGNYRPDIAKMRKFLTKARIKQQRHKRKSYYAKLLPEVLISRERLLAAARAAPPGPTPKISHLPPKPSSKNNFKPVYVRARQRYFEELAAIRSEVGGDETEDENYPEGPPEQFIKRRKQVNSVQNAESISGTLGGSDQSLPTSLECLKNVLAAHRARRQYRENHPELNVIGITLDDIKQRVAVVNGAKKLMFGSQKTGSPIQKLKRGPKVGGKQTKSQETKAMKKLKEEQLDSTDNKPLLPNIKIKCEQEESDSESSSTVDPVTSPKISKKSLDRVEVKRESIDAKYSTAVSSLSYSDTEMKSVIKQEPPDSMTPMQNSSRHNQPYPIKLEDLDGLDMMALPVELADESGEVIQVDTSTEGGVEMEEVVEAEECLTETTHASFLSLVRALFPARAAHRASKPQLRARARAVLASPIAPLNTWYHLSDDWCAELDSALDFLAGERGPHPDDFVPYLQFLPETQMYQWIGAGRDCDAILGRLCERWLRAASPVQPACEAPPPRYPTSWVVRSPTTAEIAEFRAQERRRFLSAAKPFTYIQHGYRAVVGPCVRLWGGAAAAGAGAALLCAERPRHAGFGALVRDALARLPNGEGTRHDVLTLLKMSQWIGACSDQALLAAITTTLDKFNSVKRDPIVKYDQRTAVWTYLHRHRSEEEWLKLCGRGRKAASLPAPPAPPAALPAPAPPPPLAPPAPPRPPPAATPVKDLAVTTPPHSVELEVGNVEEIVEASDSDVDVDDSNVSSTVPQLSSAQLLMQATQQTKQPQVPLPVKPKGKLVATPPAKPKAASVKQGVTKQMGSNKAALMTQSVKQANLMAQSIKQASLIQAKTAAQAVKTVLQAAKPNAAAQGAKETSQAKQGTPPVPKLSAPARQSTVVKPTPSPKQTVSTLPKSIVTQSQLNLNVAASLCQTSASMSKSMPSLVTTPQKSPLIKQRPLQKSESQVVLPNQTQVQNTTLIHSLPTTTAAQSINKVVQGTRSLLIRPPTVQTTASATSNNTTPQVTPTSRRGVVRVLSPATPSSGKSLISPRALMQSGTPTPKKRTTTPTTSSVTTIAQTAPSATTVVSSVPTAVTSSMSTRTVQLAGGRTVQLAANQTVHLPGGQAVQLTSGHTLQLSSLQLPTHSVRLPSGQTVQLASPQAVQAVKMSTTAVKSPSPRALQTSATVKNIQTSSQPTVQIPVSTVQLAGQTVHIGGQTVQLAGQSVQLTGHTVKLPSGQSVQVASQSVLPSQSVQLPSGQTVQLSSGNVQTVQLSGTNVQLAGQSVQMAGGQSVQLGSQTVQLGGQTVQLAGGQTVQLPSGQTLQLSSGQTVQLSSGQTLQLASGQTVHLANQAGKSISQVIRSQTPVEKSATGQPIVAKLLTNSQGQMISLESVVGGSAGAAGVAGAAGVRARGAVRVLAPASRLARPLLLTAAKPLHNIILQQSDGSAIRVTSSGGAPSSQTLVLSNIGAQTITTSSSSAPVLKLQQSGAASTVATSSGVRSVLMDGQQLKLVGGRHVLARILRPAHPPQ; encoded by the exons AGGAAATCATATTATGCAAAACTGTTGCCTGAAGTACTCATATCACGTGAGAGACTGTTAGCAGCTGCAAGAGCTGCTCCACCTGGACCTACTCCAAAAATATCACATCTTCCACCAAAACCATCAAGTAAGAACAATTTCAAGCCAGTGTATGTGAGAGCTAGACAAAGATACTTTGAGGAGTTAGCAGCTATTAGAAGTGAGGTGGGTGGGGACGAGACTGAAGATGAAAATTACCCTGAAGGACCTCCTGAACAGTTCATAAAAAGGAGGAAACAAGTTAACTCTGTACAG AATGCTGAAAGTATATCGGGCACATTAGGTGGTTCAGATCAATCACTACCAACCTCTTTAGAATGCTTAAAGAATGTTCTAGCAGCACACAGAGCAAGGAGACAGTATAGAgag AACCATCCTGAATTGAATGTAATTGGGATCACTTTGGATGATATAAAACAAAGAGTGGCTGTTGTGAATGGTGCCAAAAAACTTATGTTTGGTAGTCAAAAAACAGGTTCACCTATACAAAAGCTAAAGAGGGGACCAAAAGTAGGTGGGAAACAGACAAAATCACAAGAGACCAAAGCAATGAAAAAGTTAAAGGAGGAACAACTTGATAGCACTGATAATAAACCACTGTtgcctaatattaaaataaagtgtgAACAAGAAGAGTCTGATTCAGAAAGCTCATCTACTGTAGATCCAGTTACTAGcccaaaaatatctaaaaaatcgTTAGACCGTGTAGAGGTCAAAAGAGAAAGTATTGATGCTAAATACTCAACTGCTGTATCAAG TTTAAGCTATAGTGACACTGAAATGAAGAGTGTTATAAAACAAGAACCACCTGACTCTATGACGCCAATGCAAAATTCATCTAGACATAATCAACCATATCCAATTAAATTGGAAGATCTGGATGGACTTG ACATGATGGCATTACCAGTAGAGCTGGCTGATGAGTCAGGTGAGGTGATTCAAGTTGACACTTCGACAGAGGGCGGTGTGGAGATGGAAGAGGTGGTAGAGGCAGAGGAATGCCTGACGGAGACGACGCACGCGAGCTTCCTGTCGCTGGTGCGCGCGCTGTTCCCCGCGCGAGCCGCGCACCGCGCCTCCAAACCGCAGCTgcgcgcccgcgcacgcgccgtgCTCGCCTCGCCCATCGCGCCGCTCAACACCTGGTACCACT TGTCTGATGACTGGTGTGCGGAATTAGATTCAGCATTAGATTTTCTGGCTGGCGAAAGAGGGCCGCATCCAGATGATTTTGTGCCATATTTGCAATTTTTGCCTGAAACACAG ATGTATCAATGGATTGGTGCGGGTCGAGATTGTGATGCAATATTGGGACGATTATGTGAGCGATGGTTAAGAGCAGCATCACCCGTTCAACCAGCATGTGAAGCGCCTCCTCCTAG ATATCCAACTTCATGGGTGGTGCGGTCACCGACTACTGCGGAAATAGCAGAATTTAGAGCACAAGAACGACGAAGGTTTTTATCTGCGGCGAAACCTTTCACGTACATACAACACGG GTACCGCGCGGTGGTGGGTCCGTGCGTGCGGCTgtggggcggcgcggcggcggcgggcgcgggcgcggcgctgctGTGCGCGGAGCGGCCGCGCCACGCCGGCTTCGGCGCGCTCGTGCGCGACGCGCTCGCGCGCCTGCCCAACGGCGAGGGCACGCGACACGACGTGCTCACGCTGCTCAA AATGTCACAATGGATAGGGGCATGCAGCGACCAGGCACTTCTCGCCGCGATTACGACAACATTGGATAAATTTAATTCAGTTAAGAGAGATCCAATCGTTAAATACGATCAACGAACGGCTGTGTGGACGTATTTACACAGGCATAG AAGCGAGGAGGAGTGGCTGAAGCTGTGCGGTCGCGGGCGCAAGGCGGCGTCGCtccccgcgccccccgcgccccccgccgCGCTCCCCGCGCCCGCCCCGCCGCCGCCCCTCGCGCCCCCCGCGCCACCCCgaccgccgcccgccgccacgCCTGTCAAAGACCTTGCTGTAACCACACCACCACACTcg GTGGAGCTCGAAGTGGGTAATGTGGAAGAGATCGTGGAAGCGTCGGACAGTGACGTGGACGTTGACGACAGCAACGTGTCGTCTACTGTCCCGCAGCTGTCGTCCGCACAACTCCTTATGCAAGCCACTCAACAAACCAAACAACCGCAAGTACCTCTGCCGGTTAAACCCAAAGGAAAACTAGTTGCAACTCCACCGGCCAAACCGAAGGCGGCCTCTGTCAAGCAAGGCGTCACCAAGCAAATGGGCTCGAATAAAGCGGCGCTAATGACTCAATCAGTGAAACAGGCCAACTTGATGGCTCAGTCGATTAAGCAAGCGAGTCTGATACAGGCGAAGACTGCGGCGCAAGCGGTAAAGACTGTACTTCAGGCAGCGAAGCCGAATGCGGCGGCGCAAGGGGCTAAAGAAACGTCGCAAGCCAAACAAGGAACGCCTCCGGTGCCTAAGCTGTCCGCTCCGGCGCGACAGTCGACGGTGGTGAAACCCACGCCGTCCCCTAAACAGACTGTGTCGACATTGCCTAAGAGTATAGTGACTCAATCGCAACTCAATCTGAATGTGGCGGCGTCGTTGTGCCAAACCAGTGCGTCTATGTCGAAGTCGATGCCGTCGCTAGTGACCACGCCGCAGAAGTCGCCGCTGATCAAGCAGAGGCCTTTGCAGAAGTCTGAGTCACAG gtAGTTTTACCAAACCAAACGCAAGTACAAAACACCACCCTCATACATTCTCTTCCGACAACAACTGCTGCACAGAGTATAAATAAG GTGGTTCAAGGCACACGTTCTTTGTTAATAAGGCCTCCCACGGTTCAGACAACGGCATCTGCCACTAGTAATAATACTACACCACAG GTGACGCCAACGTCTCGCCGAGGAGTGGTCAGAGTACTAAGTCCAGCGACGCCTTCATCAGGGAAGTCGCTAATATCACCGCGTGCTTTAATGCAGTCAG GCACTCCGACGCCCAAAAAACGTACCACTACGCCAACCACATCCTCGGTTACGACTATTGCTCAG ACTGCGCCGAGTGCTACCACCGTCGTAAGCAGTGTGCCCACCGCTGTGACGTCATCAATGTCGACGCGCACTGTCCAACTGGCTGGCGGTCGGACTGTACAGTTAGCGGCGAATCAGACTGTTCATTTGCCCGGTGGTCAAGCTGTGCAATTAACATCTGGGCACACCTTACAGCTGTCCTCCTTGCAGTTACCGACGCATAGTGTTCGGCTACCAAGCGGGCAGACTGTACAGCTAGCCTCGCCTCAAGCAGTACAGGCTGTAAAGATGTCTACTACTGCTGTGAAGAGCCCCAGTCCGCGCGCATTGCAGACTTCAGCTAcagtgaaaaatatacaaactagCAGTCAACCAACCGTGCAGATACCTGTGTCAACGGTGCAACTTGCGGGACAAACGGTTCACATTGGGGGACAAACTGTACAATTGGCCGGTCAAAGTGTACAGTTGACGGGGCATACTGTTAAATTACCCAGTGGTCAAAGTGTTCAAGTTGCTAGTCAAAGTGTTCTGCCGTCACAAAGCGTGCAGTTACCGAGCGGGCAAACGGTTCAGCTATCTAGTGGTAACGTTCAGACTGTGCAATTAAGTGGAACGAACGTTCAATTGGCAGGACAAAGTGTTCAAATGGCGGGTGGGCAAAGTGTGCAATTAGGTTCTCAAACAGTTCAATTAGGTGGGCAAACAGTTCAACTGGCTGGGGGACAGACAGTTCAATTGCCCAGCGGTCAAACACTACAGTTATCAAGTGGACAGACAGTGCAGTTGTCGAGTGGACAAACGTTGCAATTAGCTAGTGGACAAACAGTGCATTTAGCCAATCAAGCTGGAAAATCAATATCGCAGGTTATTCGAAGTCAAACGCCAGTAGAAAAATCTGCGACGGGCCAGCCAATAGTTGCCAAATTGCTCACCAATTCACag GGTCAGATGATATCTCTGGAGAGCGTGGTGGGCGggagcgcgggcgcggcgggcgtggcgggcgcggcgggagtgcgcgcgcgcggcgcggtgcGCGTGCTGGCGCCCGCGTCGCGGCTGGCGCGGCCGCTGCTGCTCACCGCCGCCAAGCCGCTGCACAACATCATCCTGCAG CAAAGTGATGGCAGTGCTATTCGAGTAACGTCCAGTGGAGGTGCTCCCTCCTCGCAGACATTAGTCCTCAGCAATATCG GCGCGCAAACCATCACAACCTCGTCTTCATCGGCGCCTGTTTTGAAACTACAACAg AGTGGCGCGGCGAGTACAGTGGCGACATCTAGCGGCGTCCGCAGCGTACTAATGGACGGGCAACAACTGAAGCTGGTCGGAGGCAGGCACGTGCTAGCCAGAATACTGAGGCCCGCGCATCCGCCACAGTAA
- the LOC115442082 gene encoding nuclear factor related to kappa-B-binding protein isoform X1, translating to MEEKMDSDQSYSEESSSSSDSSSGSSEGDEEVMEPVRILGQTLELPQELCEDYAVFKEFFSMKTWDSLEEKHKEELLALLPTFSENEEEEKQTTIKMLFNHEPFHFTSPLGDFYNNLRQGNYRPDIAKMRKFLTKARIKQQRHKRKSYYAKLLPEVLISRERLLAAARAAPPGPTPKISHLPPKPSSKNNFKPVYVRARQRYFEELAAIRSEVGGDETEDENYPEGPPEQFIKRRKQVNSVQNAESISGTLGGSDQSLPTSLECLKNVLAAHRARRQYRENHPELNVIGITLDDIKQRVAVVNGAKKLMFGSQKTGSPIQKLKRGPKVGGKQTKSQETKAMKKLKEEQLDSTDNKPLLPNIKIKCEQEESDSESSSTVDPVTSPKISKKSLDRVEVKRESIDAKYSTAVSSLSYSDTEMKSVIKQEPPDSMTPMQNSSRHNQPYPIKLEDLDGLDMMALPVELADESGEVIQVDTSTEGGVEMEEVVEAEECLTETTHASFLSLVRALFPARAAHRASKPQLRARARAVLASPIAPLNTWYHLSDDWCAELDSALDFLAGERGPHPDDFVPYLQFLPETQMYQWIGAGRDCDAILGRLCERWLRAASPVQPACEAPPPRYPTSWVVRSPTTAEIAEFRAQERRRFLSAAKPFTYIQHGYRAVVGPCVRLWGGAAAAGAGAALLCAERPRHAGFGALVRDALARLPNGEGTRHDVLTLLKMSQWIGACSDQALLAAITTTLDKFNSVKRDPIVKYDQRTAVWTYLHRHRSEEEWLKLCGRGRKAASLPAPPAPPAALPAPAPPPPLAPPAPPRPPPAATPVKDLAVTTPPHSVELEVGNVEEIVEASDSDVDVDDSNVSSTVPQLSSAQLLMQATQQTKQPQVPLPVKPKGKLVATPPAKPKAASVKQGVTKQMGSNKAALMTQSVKQANLMAQSIKQASLIQAKTAAQAVKTVLQAAKPNAAAQGAKETSQAKQGTPPVPKLSAPARQSTVVKPTPSPKQTVSTLPKSIVTQSQLNLNVAASLCQTSASMSKSMPSLVTTPQKSPLIKQRPLQKSESQVVLPNQTQVQNTTLIHSLPTTTAAQSINKVVQGTRSLLIRPPTVQTTASATSNNTTPQVTPTSRRGVVRVLSPATPSSGKSLISPRALMQSGTPTPKKRTTTPTTSSVTTIAQTAPSATTVVSSVPTAVTSSMSTRTVQLAGGRTVQLAANQTVHLPGGQAVQLTSGHTLQLSSLQLPTHSVRLPSGQTVQLASPQAVQAVKMSTTAVKSPSPRALQTSATVKNIQTSSQPTVQIPVSTVQLAGQTVHIGGQTVQLAGQSVQLTGHTVKLPSGQSVQVASQSVLPSQSVQLPSGQTVQLSSGNVQTVQLSGTNVQLAGQSVQMAGGQSVQLGSQTVQLGGQTVQLAGGQTVQLPSGQTLQLSSGQTVQLSSGQTLQLASGQTVHLANQAGKSISQVIRSQTPVEKSATGQPIVAKLLTNSQGQMISLESVVGGSAGAAGVAGAAGVRARGAVRVLAPASRLARPLLLTAAKPLHNIILQQSDGSAIRVTSSGGAPSSQTLVLSNIGAQTITTSSSSAPVLKLQQVNPIQQVKLAQGIKIQQSGAASTVATSSGVRSVLMDGQQLKLVGGRHVLARILRPAHPPQ from the exons AGGAAATCATATTATGCAAAACTGTTGCCTGAAGTACTCATATCACGTGAGAGACTGTTAGCAGCTGCAAGAGCTGCTCCACCTGGACCTACTCCAAAAATATCACATCTTCCACCAAAACCATCAAGTAAGAACAATTTCAAGCCAGTGTATGTGAGAGCTAGACAAAGATACTTTGAGGAGTTAGCAGCTATTAGAAGTGAGGTGGGTGGGGACGAGACTGAAGATGAAAATTACCCTGAAGGACCTCCTGAACAGTTCATAAAAAGGAGGAAACAAGTTAACTCTGTACAG AATGCTGAAAGTATATCGGGCACATTAGGTGGTTCAGATCAATCACTACCAACCTCTTTAGAATGCTTAAAGAATGTTCTAGCAGCACACAGAGCAAGGAGACAGTATAGAgag AACCATCCTGAATTGAATGTAATTGGGATCACTTTGGATGATATAAAACAAAGAGTGGCTGTTGTGAATGGTGCCAAAAAACTTATGTTTGGTAGTCAAAAAACAGGTTCACCTATACAAAAGCTAAAGAGGGGACCAAAAGTAGGTGGGAAACAGACAAAATCACAAGAGACCAAAGCAATGAAAAAGTTAAAGGAGGAACAACTTGATAGCACTGATAATAAACCACTGTtgcctaatattaaaataaagtgtgAACAAGAAGAGTCTGATTCAGAAAGCTCATCTACTGTAGATCCAGTTACTAGcccaaaaatatctaaaaaatcgTTAGACCGTGTAGAGGTCAAAAGAGAAAGTATTGATGCTAAATACTCAACTGCTGTATCAAG TTTAAGCTATAGTGACACTGAAATGAAGAGTGTTATAAAACAAGAACCACCTGACTCTATGACGCCAATGCAAAATTCATCTAGACATAATCAACCATATCCAATTAAATTGGAAGATCTGGATGGACTTG ACATGATGGCATTACCAGTAGAGCTGGCTGATGAGTCAGGTGAGGTGATTCAAGTTGACACTTCGACAGAGGGCGGTGTGGAGATGGAAGAGGTGGTAGAGGCAGAGGAATGCCTGACGGAGACGACGCACGCGAGCTTCCTGTCGCTGGTGCGCGCGCTGTTCCCCGCGCGAGCCGCGCACCGCGCCTCCAAACCGCAGCTgcgcgcccgcgcacgcgccgtgCTCGCCTCGCCCATCGCGCCGCTCAACACCTGGTACCACT TGTCTGATGACTGGTGTGCGGAATTAGATTCAGCATTAGATTTTCTGGCTGGCGAAAGAGGGCCGCATCCAGATGATTTTGTGCCATATTTGCAATTTTTGCCTGAAACACAG ATGTATCAATGGATTGGTGCGGGTCGAGATTGTGATGCAATATTGGGACGATTATGTGAGCGATGGTTAAGAGCAGCATCACCCGTTCAACCAGCATGTGAAGCGCCTCCTCCTAG ATATCCAACTTCATGGGTGGTGCGGTCACCGACTACTGCGGAAATAGCAGAATTTAGAGCACAAGAACGACGAAGGTTTTTATCTGCGGCGAAACCTTTCACGTACATACAACACGG GTACCGCGCGGTGGTGGGTCCGTGCGTGCGGCTgtggggcggcgcggcggcggcgggcgcgggcgcggcgctgctGTGCGCGGAGCGGCCGCGCCACGCCGGCTTCGGCGCGCTCGTGCGCGACGCGCTCGCGCGCCTGCCCAACGGCGAGGGCACGCGACACGACGTGCTCACGCTGCTCAA AATGTCACAATGGATAGGGGCATGCAGCGACCAGGCACTTCTCGCCGCGATTACGACAACATTGGATAAATTTAATTCAGTTAAGAGAGATCCAATCGTTAAATACGATCAACGAACGGCTGTGTGGACGTATTTACACAGGCATAG AAGCGAGGAGGAGTGGCTGAAGCTGTGCGGTCGCGGGCGCAAGGCGGCGTCGCtccccgcgccccccgcgccccccgccgCGCTCCCCGCGCCCGCCCCGCCGCCGCCCCTCGCGCCCCCCGCGCCACCCCgaccgccgcccgccgccacgCCTGTCAAAGACCTTGCTGTAACCACACCACCACACTcg GTGGAGCTCGAAGTGGGTAATGTGGAAGAGATCGTGGAAGCGTCGGACAGTGACGTGGACGTTGACGACAGCAACGTGTCGTCTACTGTCCCGCAGCTGTCGTCCGCACAACTCCTTATGCAAGCCACTCAACAAACCAAACAACCGCAAGTACCTCTGCCGGTTAAACCCAAAGGAAAACTAGTTGCAACTCCACCGGCCAAACCGAAGGCGGCCTCTGTCAAGCAAGGCGTCACCAAGCAAATGGGCTCGAATAAAGCGGCGCTAATGACTCAATCAGTGAAACAGGCCAACTTGATGGCTCAGTCGATTAAGCAAGCGAGTCTGATACAGGCGAAGACTGCGGCGCAAGCGGTAAAGACTGTACTTCAGGCAGCGAAGCCGAATGCGGCGGCGCAAGGGGCTAAAGAAACGTCGCAAGCCAAACAAGGAACGCCTCCGGTGCCTAAGCTGTCCGCTCCGGCGCGACAGTCGACGGTGGTGAAACCCACGCCGTCCCCTAAACAGACTGTGTCGACATTGCCTAAGAGTATAGTGACTCAATCGCAACTCAATCTGAATGTGGCGGCGTCGTTGTGCCAAACCAGTGCGTCTATGTCGAAGTCGATGCCGTCGCTAGTGACCACGCCGCAGAAGTCGCCGCTGATCAAGCAGAGGCCTTTGCAGAAGTCTGAGTCACAG gtAGTTTTACCAAACCAAACGCAAGTACAAAACACCACCCTCATACATTCTCTTCCGACAACAACTGCTGCACAGAGTATAAATAAG GTGGTTCAAGGCACACGTTCTTTGTTAATAAGGCCTCCCACGGTTCAGACAACGGCATCTGCCACTAGTAATAATACTACACCACAG GTGACGCCAACGTCTCGCCGAGGAGTGGTCAGAGTACTAAGTCCAGCGACGCCTTCATCAGGGAAGTCGCTAATATCACCGCGTGCTTTAATGCAGTCAG GCACTCCGACGCCCAAAAAACGTACCACTACGCCAACCACATCCTCGGTTACGACTATTGCTCAG ACTGCGCCGAGTGCTACCACCGTCGTAAGCAGTGTGCCCACCGCTGTGACGTCATCAATGTCGACGCGCACTGTCCAACTGGCTGGCGGTCGGACTGTACAGTTAGCGGCGAATCAGACTGTTCATTTGCCCGGTGGTCAAGCTGTGCAATTAACATCTGGGCACACCTTACAGCTGTCCTCCTTGCAGTTACCGACGCATAGTGTTCGGCTACCAAGCGGGCAGACTGTACAGCTAGCCTCGCCTCAAGCAGTACAGGCTGTAAAGATGTCTACTACTGCTGTGAAGAGCCCCAGTCCGCGCGCATTGCAGACTTCAGCTAcagtgaaaaatatacaaactagCAGTCAACCAACCGTGCAGATACCTGTGTCAACGGTGCAACTTGCGGGACAAACGGTTCACATTGGGGGACAAACTGTACAATTGGCCGGTCAAAGTGTACAGTTGACGGGGCATACTGTTAAATTACCCAGTGGTCAAAGTGTTCAAGTTGCTAGTCAAAGTGTTCTGCCGTCACAAAGCGTGCAGTTACCGAGCGGGCAAACGGTTCAGCTATCTAGTGGTAACGTTCAGACTGTGCAATTAAGTGGAACGAACGTTCAATTGGCAGGACAAAGTGTTCAAATGGCGGGTGGGCAAAGTGTGCAATTAGGTTCTCAAACAGTTCAATTAGGTGGGCAAACAGTTCAACTGGCTGGGGGACAGACAGTTCAATTGCCCAGCGGTCAAACACTACAGTTATCAAGTGGACAGACAGTGCAGTTGTCGAGTGGACAAACGTTGCAATTAGCTAGTGGACAAACAGTGCATTTAGCCAATCAAGCTGGAAAATCAATATCGCAGGTTATTCGAAGTCAAACGCCAGTAGAAAAATCTGCGACGGGCCAGCCAATAGTTGCCAAATTGCTCACCAATTCACag GGTCAGATGATATCTCTGGAGAGCGTGGTGGGCGggagcgcgggcgcggcgggcgtggcgggcgcggcgggagtgcgcgcgcgcggcgcggtgcGCGTGCTGGCGCCCGCGTCGCGGCTGGCGCGGCCGCTGCTGCTCACCGCCGCCAAGCCGCTGCACAACATCATCCTGCAG CAAAGTGATGGCAGTGCTATTCGAGTAACGTCCAGTGGAGGTGCTCCCTCCTCGCAGACATTAGTCCTCAGCAATATCG GCGCGCAAACCATCACAACCTCGTCTTCATCGGCGCCTGTTTTGAAACTACAACAg GTGAATCCAATACAACAAGTAAAACTCGCACAGGGAATTAAAATTCAACAG AGTGGCGCGGCGAGTACAGTGGCGACATCTAGCGGCGTCCGCAGCGTACTAATGGACGGGCAACAACTGAAGCTGGTCGGAGGCAGGCACGTGCTAGCCAGAATACTGAGGCCCGCGCATCCGCCACAGTAA